From the Lepidochelys kempii isolate rLepKem1 chromosome 2, rLepKem1.hap2, whole genome shotgun sequence genome, one window contains:
- the RNMT gene encoding mRNA cap guanine-N(7) methyltransferase isoform X2, whose amino-acid sequence MSDSSRVEEQELEKSLVEEADRTASKASEAESAVSLDDNNTNSGKGYCAGNEKEDVSDHEDSTSKKRKSEFEDHPRKVHLEEGHGQTVAAHYNELQEVGLEKRSQSRIFFLRNFNNWMKSLLIGEFIERVRRKKRDITVLDLGCGKGGDLLKWKKGKISKLVCTDIAEVSMQQCQQRYADMKARCRSNEYIFNAEFITADSSKELLSDSYSDPHMCFDICSCQFVYHYSFETYEQADMMLKNACGNLCPGGYFIGTTPNSFELVMAKKYGMKLVYKMTFREFYEEKIKDEENKMLLKRMQALEPYPANDNSRLVSDKPDDYEHAEKLMKDGKPKLPLGTLSKSEWEATSIYLVFAFEKQQ is encoded by the exons ATGTCTGATTCAAGCAGGGTTGAAGAACAAGAGTTAGAAAAGAGCTTAGTTGAGGAAGCAGACAGAACAGCATCTAAAGCTTCAGAGGCAGAATCTGCTGTCAGTTTGGATGACAATAATACAAATTCAGGAAAAGGCTATTGTGCTGGAAATGAAAAGGAAGATGTTAGTGACCATGAGGACAGCACATCAAAAAAGAGAAAATCAGAATTTGAAGATCATCCTAGAAAAGTG CATTTGGAAGAAGGGCATGGACAAACTGTAGCTGCACATTACAATGAACTTCAAGAAGTTGGACTAGAAAAACGTAGCCAGAGTCGCATTTTCTTCCTCAGAAATTTTAATAACTGGATGAAGAGTCTTCTCATTG GTGAATTTATAGAAAGGGTACGACGTAAGAAGCGAGATATCACTGTGTTGGATCTGGGATGTGGCAAAGGTGGAGACCTGCTTAaatggaaaaaaggcaaaatcagTAAACTTGTGTGCACAG atATTGCTGAAGTTTCCATGCAACAGTGCCAACAGCGGTATGCTGACATGAAAGCCCGATGTCGTTCTAATGAATACATTTTCAATGCAGAATTTATAACAGCCGATAGCTCCAAG GAACTTCTGTCTGACAGTTACAGTGATCCACATATGTGCTTTGACATATGCAGCTGTCAATTTGTTTACCATTACTCATTTGAGACATATGAGCAGGCTGACATGATGCTTAAAAATGCTTGCGGGAATCTCTGTCCTGGAGGGTATTTTATTGGCACAACTCCAAATAGCTTTGAGCTTGT AATGGCAAAAAAATATGGCATGAAACTAGTCTACAAAATGACATTTCGGGAATTCTATGAAGAAAAGATTAAGGATGAGGAAAATAAAATGCTGTTAAAGCGAATGCAGGCTTTGGAG CCATATCCTGCAAATGATAATTCCAGACTTGTCTCCGATAAACCTGATGATTATGAGCATGCAGAAAAGCTCATGAAAGACGGCAAACCAAAGTTACCTTTG GGAACCTTGAGTAAATCTGAATGGGAAGCAACAA GTATTTACTTGGtttttgcatttgaaaagcaACAGTGA
- the RNMT gene encoding mRNA cap guanine-N(7) methyltransferase isoform X1 produces MSDSSRVEEQELEKSLVEEADRTASKASEAESAVSLDDNNTNSGKGYCAGNEKEDVSDHEDSTSKKRKSEFEDHPRKVHLEEGHGQTVAAHYNELQEVGLEKRSQSRIFFLRNFNNWMKSLLIGEFIERVRRKKRDITVLDLGCGKGGDLLKWKKGKISKLVCTDIAEVSMQQCQQRYADMKARCRSNEYIFNAEFITADSSKELLSDSYSDPHMCFDICSCQFVYHYSFETYEQADMMLKNACGNLCPGGYFIGTTPNSFELVKRLEASETDSFGNDVYTVQFQKKGEYPLFGCKYDFNLEGVVDVPEFLVYFPLLIEMAKKYGMKLVYKMTFREFYEEKIKDEENKMLLKRMQALEPYPANDNSRLVSDKPDDYEHAEKLMKDGKPKLPLGTLSKSEWEATSIYLVFAFEKQQ; encoded by the exons ATGTCTGATTCAAGCAGGGTTGAAGAACAAGAGTTAGAAAAGAGCTTAGTTGAGGAAGCAGACAGAACAGCATCTAAAGCTTCAGAGGCAGAATCTGCTGTCAGTTTGGATGACAATAATACAAATTCAGGAAAAGGCTATTGTGCTGGAAATGAAAAGGAAGATGTTAGTGACCATGAGGACAGCACATCAAAAAAGAGAAAATCAGAATTTGAAGATCATCCTAGAAAAGTG CATTTGGAAGAAGGGCATGGACAAACTGTAGCTGCACATTACAATGAACTTCAAGAAGTTGGACTAGAAAAACGTAGCCAGAGTCGCATTTTCTTCCTCAGAAATTTTAATAACTGGATGAAGAGTCTTCTCATTG GTGAATTTATAGAAAGGGTACGACGTAAGAAGCGAGATATCACTGTGTTGGATCTGGGATGTGGCAAAGGTGGAGACCTGCTTAaatggaaaaaaggcaaaatcagTAAACTTGTGTGCACAG atATTGCTGAAGTTTCCATGCAACAGTGCCAACAGCGGTATGCTGACATGAAAGCCCGATGTCGTTCTAATGAATACATTTTCAATGCAGAATTTATAACAGCCGATAGCTCCAAG GAACTTCTGTCTGACAGTTACAGTGATCCACATATGTGCTTTGACATATGCAGCTGTCAATTTGTTTACCATTACTCATTTGAGACATATGAGCAGGCTGACATGATGCTTAAAAATGCTTGCGGGAATCTCTGTCCTGGAGGGTATTTTATTGGCACAACTCCAAATAGCTTTGAGCTTGT AAAACGACTTGAAGCTTCAGAAACTGATTCATTTGGGAATGATGTGTACACGGTACAGTTTCAGAAGAAGGGGGAGTATCCCCTGTTTGGCTGCAAGTATGACTTTAACTTAGAAGGAGTTGTTGATGTCCCTGAGTTCTTGGTTTATTTTCCTTTACTGATAGA AATGGCAAAAAAATATGGCATGAAACTAGTCTACAAAATGACATTTCGGGAATTCTATGAAGAAAAGATTAAGGATGAGGAAAATAAAATGCTGTTAAAGCGAATGCAGGCTTTGGAG CCATATCCTGCAAATGATAATTCCAGACTTGTCTCCGATAAACCTGATGATTATGAGCATGCAGAAAAGCTCATGAAAGACGGCAAACCAAAGTTACCTTTG GGAACCTTGAGTAAATCTGAATGGGAAGCAACAA GTATTTACTTGGtttttgcatttgaaaagcaACAGTGA